From Anopheles arabiensis isolate DONGOLA chromosome 3, AaraD3, whole genome shotgun sequence, a single genomic window includes:
- the LOC120904588 gene encoding cuticle protein 18.6-like: MFAKVFIFVAIAVACAAGKPLTAAVVAAPAVVTAQSSQYVARNYNGVAAAYTAPAVVSAAYTAPVAAAYTAPVAAAYTAYASPLAAAYTTAPVAAAAYSAPLTAAYTAASYAPYYPYVL; encoded by the coding sequence aTGTTCGCCAAAGTGTTCATCTTCGTCGCCATCGCCGTTGCCTGCGCTGCTGGCAAGCCGCTGAccgccgccgtcgtcgccgCACCGGCCGTTGTGACCGCCCAGAGCTCGCAGTACGTCGCCCGGAACTACAACGGAGTGGCCGCTGCCTACACCGCCCCGGCCGTCGTGTCGGCCGCTTACACGGCACCGGTGGCCGCCGCCTATACGGCCCCAGTTGCTGCCGCTTACACCGCTTACGCCTCGCCGTTGGCTGCTGCCTACACTACCGCTCCGGTGGCCGCTGCCGCCTACAGTGCCCCGCTGACGGCCGCCTACACGGCTGCCTCGTACGCCCCGTACTACCCGTACGTGCTGTAA